One Bacillota bacterium DNA segment encodes these proteins:
- a CDS encoding ATP-dependent Clp protease ATP-binding subunit, with the protein MFERFTERARRVVVFAQEEARMLNQNYIGTEHLLLGLIREEEGVAARALQSLGISLYDVRAQVEEIIGRGTSAPVGHIPFTPRAKKVLELSLREALQLGHNYIGTEHILLGLIREGEGVAARVLYNLGADLDRVRNQVIQLLSGYYGKTGSEPGTYGRTYGGSLLDEFGRNLTRLAHEKKLDPVIGREKEIERVMQILCRRTKNNPVLIGEPGVGKTAVVEGLAQKIANNEVPDLLKNKEIYTLDLGALVAGSKYRGEFEERLKKVMKEIRERGDVILFVDEMHNLVGAGAAEGAIDAASILKPALARGELQTIGATTLDEYRKHVEKDAALERRFQPVKIGEPSVEETVDILKGLRDRYEEHHKVMITDDALIAAAQLSDRYIADRFLPDKAIDLIDEASSKVRMQRMVIPPETLLIEEDLRTLRREKESAIAVQDFEKAATIRDKERNLEFELSKKDSTWEALAQIPSATVTEEQIAEVVSTWTGIPVFRLTEEETAKLLRMEEELHKRVISQDEAIKAVSKAIRRTRAGLKDPKRPSGSFIFLGPSGVGKTELAKALAEFLFGDEAALIQLDMSEYMEKHTVSRMVGSPPGYVGYDEGGQLTEQVRRRPYSVILLDEIEKAHPDVFNILLQILEDGRLTDAQGRTVDFKNTILIMTSNLGARYIQKGTPLGFGKAQEGLSYEDMKNKVMSEIKKTFRPEFLNRIDDVIVFHELTRDDIKKIIDLLFARVAKQLRDQAIEVELTDEAKEVLVKEGYEPAMGARPLRRAIQRLVEDPLSEGLLAGFFKAGEKIVITEKEGKIDFRRLEPAQIGGSTGGREA; encoded by the coding sequence GTGTTTGAGCGATTCACAGAACGGGCGCGCAGAGTGGTTGTCTTTGCACAAGAAGAAGCGCGCATGCTAAACCAAAACTATATAGGAACAGAGCACCTTCTCCTGGGCTTGATTAGGGAAGAAGAGGGAGTAGCAGCTAGGGCACTTCAGAGCTTAGGTATTAGCCTATATGATGTTCGTGCGCAGGTTGAGGAGATAATTGGCCGGGGTACGTCGGCTCCGGTTGGCCATATTCCATTCACCCCAAGGGCGAAAAAAGTACTGGAGCTCTCATTGCGCGAGGCTCTTCAGCTTGGTCACAATTATATCGGCACCGAGCATATACTTTTAGGCCTCATTAGAGAAGGCGAGGGAGTGGCCGCCAGAGTTCTATATAATCTCGGTGCAGACCTCGATCGTGTGAGAAATCAGGTAATTCAGCTGCTGAGCGGCTATTACGGTAAAACTGGCAGTGAGCCGGGCACTTATGGACGGACTTACGGAGGGTCACTGCTCGATGAGTTTGGACGTAACCTCACACGGCTTGCCCACGAGAAAAAGCTAGATCCTGTCATTGGCCGCGAAAAGGAAATCGAGCGTGTTATGCAGATTCTATGCCGCAGGACAAAAAACAACCCTGTTCTTATTGGAGAGCCTGGGGTTGGCAAAACTGCGGTTGTCGAAGGCCTTGCTCAGAAGATAGCCAACAACGAGGTACCAGATCTTCTTAAAAATAAGGAGATCTACACCCTTGATCTTGGAGCGCTAGTTGCAGGATCAAAATACCGCGGCGAGTTTGAAGAGCGTCTTAAAAAGGTGATGAAGGAAATCCGCGAACGCGGAGACGTTATTCTCTTTGTTGATGAGATGCATAATCTGGTCGGCGCAGGCGCCGCAGAGGGTGCGATTGACGCTGCCAGCATTCTAAAGCCCGCTCTTGCAAGGGGCGAGCTGCAGACGATAGGTGCGACTACTCTGGATGAATATCGCAAGCATGTGGAGAAAGATGCTGCTCTAGAGCGGAGGTTCCAGCCGGTGAAAATAGGTGAACCTTCGGTCGAAGAGACTGTTGATATCCTTAAAGGTCTACGCGACCGCTATGAAGAGCACCATAAAGTAATGATTACCGACGATGCGTTAATAGCTGCGGCGCAGCTATCTGACCGCTATATTGCGGATAGATTCCTTCCGGATAAGGCTATTGACCTCATTGATGAGGCTTCATCTAAGGTACGGATGCAGAGGATGGTTATTCCTCCAGAGACCCTTCTGATCGAGGAGGATTTGCGCACACTGAGGCGCGAAAAGGAATCTGCAATAGCGGTTCAAGATTTTGAAAAAGCGGCAACCATTCGCGATAAAGAGCGCAATCTTGAGTTTGAGCTCAGCAAGAAGGATTCAACCTGGGAGGCGCTTGCTCAAATACCATCGGCAACAGTTACCGAGGAGCAAATAGCGGAAGTCGTTTCGACCTGGACGGGTATTCCGGTCTTCCGGTTAACCGAAGAGGAAACTGCAAAGCTTCTTAGGATGGAGGAGGAGCTTCATAAAAGAGTTATAAGCCAGGATGAGGCTATTAAAGCAGTTTCAAAGGCTATCAGGAGAACGAGAGCCGGTCTTAAAGACCCGAAGCGACCCAGTGGATCGTTTATCTTCCTCGGGCCTTCCGGTGTTGGCAAGACCGAGCTTGCTAAAGCGCTTGCTGAGTTCCTATTTGGCGATGAAGCTGCGCTTATCCAGCTGGATATGTCTGAATATATGGAGAAGCATACCGTCTCTAGGATGGTCGGCTCGCCCCCGGGCTATGTCGGCTATGACGAAGGTGGGCAGCTTACCGAGCAGGTGCGTAGACGCCCATACTCTGTAATATTGCTTGATGAGATTGAAAAGGCGCATCCAGACGTTTTTAATATCTTGCTGCAGATACTCGAGGATGGTCGCTTAACTGATGCGCAGGGGCGTACGGTTGATTTCAAGAATACCATTCTCATCATGACCTCAAACCTAGGTGCCCGCTATATCCAGAAGGGCACACCGCTTGGATTTGGAAAAGCCCAGGAAGGTCTTTCCTATGAGGATATGAAAAACAAGGTTATGAGCGAGATTAAGAAGACGTTCCGTCCCGAGTTCTTAAACCGTATAGATGACGTGATCGTCTTCCACGAGCTCACAAGAGACGACATCAAGAAGATTATAGATCTCTTGTTTGCAAGGGTTGCCAAGCAGCTCAGAGATCAGGCTATTGAAGTTGAACTCACCGACGAGGCTAAAGAAGTTCTCGTTAAGGAAGGGTATGAACCTGCGATGGGTGCAAGGCCGCTGCGCCGTGCTATTCAGCGGCTAGTTGAGGACCCACTGTCAGAGGGCTTGCTTGCGGGATTCTTTAAAGCAGGTGAAAAGATAGTCATCACTGAAAAGGAAGGCAAGATCGACTTTCGCAGGCTCGAGCCGGCGCAGATTGGCGGTTCGACTGGCGGTCGTGAAGCATAA